In the Candidatus Cloacimonadota bacterium genome, one interval contains:
- a CDS encoding dihydroorotate dehydrogenase electron transfer subunit, translated as MIKPQYHQRAIQLREELSDNYFILWIWDETLGAAGKPGQFYEIRAVSAPITTSFAEQTIPKLYKPVSIYDNQGGRIGFMIKKVGPGTVALSRLHAGDTLEIIGPCGNGFPIVIGRRVLLISGGIGYPPLWYLQKEIINHNQIYWMHGGASQGDVFPCDEIWTEDGSIGRKGKVCDGLQAVIDKYKIDTMYSCGPQGLLKAAAEMSIRNNIEHYCSLESYMACGIGVCYGCAVPIGTPENWTYRRVCKDGPVFNAREVRWDLL; from the coding sequence ATGATTAAACCTCAATATCACCAAAGAGCAATTCAGCTACGAGAAGAGCTTTCGGATAATTACTTTATTCTATGGATTTGGGATGAAACATTAGGGGCAGCAGGTAAACCGGGACAGTTTTACGAAATTCGTGCAGTTTCTGCACCAATCACAACGTCATTTGCCGAGCAAACGATACCCAAGCTGTATAAACCGGTTAGCATTTACGATAATCAAGGCGGAAGAATAGGTTTTATGATAAAAAAGGTTGGGCCTGGAACTGTAGCGTTATCACGTCTGCATGCCGGAGACACATTGGAGATAATTGGTCCTTGTGGTAATGGTTTTCCCATCGTTATAGGTCGGCGAGTTTTATTGATAAGTGGTGGGATAGGATATCCGCCCTTGTGGTATTTACAAAAAGAGATTATAAACCACAATCAGATCTATTGGATGCACGGAGGGGCTTCGCAGGGGGATGTTTTCCCTTGTGACGAAATCTGGACAGAGGATGGCTCCATTGGAAGAAAGGGGAAAGTGTGTGATGGATTGCAGGCAGTTATCGATAAATATAAGATCGATACTATGTATAGCTGCGGCCCTCAAGGGCTATTAAAAGCAGCAGCTGAGATGAGTATTAGAAATAACATTGAACATTATTGTTCACTGGAATCATACATGGCGTGTGGCATTGGAGTTTGTTATGGCTGCGCAGTTCCCATTGGAACGCCAGAGAACTGGACATATCGTCGCGTGTGTAAGGATGGACCTGTTTTTAATGCAAGGGAGGTAAGATGGGATCTGCTTTAG